The Kaustia mangrovi genome has a segment encoding these proteins:
- the rocF gene encoding arginase, with amino-acid sequence MHCTIIDAPVRDGAGRAGCDMGPGALRAAGLIDAISGLGHRVADAGRIERRPLRAISHGNTALKALPEIAAWTEALSEAAYAASDGAMPIFLGGDHSISAGTLAGLARRAQTAGRPLFVLWLDAHPDFHTLETTTSGNLHGIPLAYAAGRPGFAGYLPDLPATVDPERICLFGIRSVDPAERDALNAARVTVHDMRAIRRHGAATPIGDFLARIAREDGLLHVSLDVDFLDPGIAPAVGTAVPGGATLDEARLVMALLSQAGLVTSLDLVELNPVLDGDGRTARLIVDLVADLMGRRIERRPATARPTRSF; translated from the coding sequence ATGCATTGCACGATCATCGATGCCCCCGTTCGGGACGGCGCCGGTCGAGCGGGCTGCGACATGGGGCCGGGCGCGCTGCGCGCAGCCGGACTTATCGACGCGATTTCCGGCCTCGGCCACCGTGTCGCCGACGCAGGACGGATCGAGCGGCGCCCGCTCCGCGCCATCTCTCACGGCAATACGGCGCTTAAGGCCCTGCCGGAGATCGCGGCCTGGACGGAAGCGCTGTCGGAAGCCGCCTACGCGGCGAGCGACGGCGCCATGCCCATCTTTCTCGGCGGCGACCATTCGATCTCGGCGGGAACGCTTGCCGGCCTCGCCCGGCGCGCGCAGACCGCCGGGAGACCGCTCTTCGTGCTGTGGCTCGACGCCCATCCCGACTTCCACACGCTCGAGACGACAACGAGCGGCAATCTTCACGGCATCCCGCTCGCCTATGCCGCCGGACGGCCGGGCTTTGCCGGCTATCTTCCCGACCTTCCGGCGACCGTCGATCCCGAGCGCATCTGCCTGTTCGGCATCCGCAGCGTCGACCCTGCCGAGCGCGACGCGCTTAACGCCGCCCGCGTCACCGTCCACGACATGCGCGCCATCCGCCGGCATGGCGCCGCAACGCCCATCGGCGACTTTCTCGCCCGCATCGCCCGCGAGGACGGGCTTCTCCATGTCAGCCTCGACGTGGATTTCCTCGACCCCGGGATCGCACCCGCCGTCGGGACCGCGGTGCCCGGCGGCGCGACCCTCGACGAGGCCCGTCTCGTCATGGCGCTGCTGTCGCAGGCAGGCCTCGTGACGAGCCTCGATCTCGTCGAGCTCAATCCCGTCCTCGACGGGGACGGCCGCACGGCGAGGCTGATCGTCGACCTCGTCGCAGACCTCATGGGCCGCCGCATCGAGCGCCGCCCCGCCACCGCCCGCCCCACAAGGAGTTTCTGA
- a CDS encoding ornithine cyclodeaminase: MAHAPSELALVPFVSVENMMRIVHAVGIERFLAELAGYIEEDFRRWERFDKTPRIASHSREGVIELMPTSDGEAYGFKYVNGHPRNTRDGRQTVTAFGVMAGVDNGYPVLISEMTILTALRTAAMSALAAKHLAPPSARTMAIIGNGAQSEFQALAFGALLGIDRVRLHDIDRSASERCARNLAGRGIDLSICATPQEAVEGADIVTTVTADKQYATILTDNMVGSGLHINAVGGDCPGKTELHPDILKRSGIFVEYPPQTRIEGEIQQLDPDHPVTELWQVIAGTAPGRTAREQITLFDSVGFAVEDFSALRYVRALLETVPHFDALDLLADPDDPRDLFGMVMRAASPAPRAANGI, translated from the coding sequence ATGGCCCATGCGCCTTCCGAGCTCGCCCTCGTCCCCTTCGTCAGCGTGGAGAACATGATGCGGATCGTCCATGCGGTCGGCATCGAGCGCTTTCTCGCCGAGCTTGCCGGCTATATCGAGGAGGATTTCCGGCGCTGGGAGCGCTTCGACAAGACGCCGCGCATCGCCTCCCATTCGCGCGAGGGCGTGATCGAGCTGATGCCCACCAGCGACGGCGAGGCCTATGGCTTCAAATATGTCAACGGCCATCCCAGGAACACGCGGGACGGTCGCCAGACCGTCACCGCCTTCGGCGTCATGGCCGGCGTCGACAACGGCTATCCCGTGCTCATCTCGGAAATGACCATCCTCACCGCCCTGCGCACCGCGGCGATGTCGGCGCTCGCGGCGAAGCATCTCGCGCCGCCGTCCGCGCGCACCATGGCGATCATCGGCAATGGCGCGCAGTCGGAGTTCCAGGCGCTCGCCTTCGGAGCGCTCCTCGGCATCGACCGGGTCAGGCTCCACGATATCGACCGCTCGGCCAGCGAGCGCTGCGCACGCAACCTCGCGGGCCGCGGCATCGACCTGTCGATTTGCGCCACACCGCAGGAGGCGGTGGAGGGCGCCGACATCGTCACCACCGTCACCGCCGACAAGCAATATGCGACGATTCTGACCGACAACATGGTCGGATCGGGGCTTCACATCAACGCCGTGGGCGGCGACTGCCCGGGCAAGACGGAGCTCCATCCCGATATCCTGAAGCGCTCCGGGATCTTCGTCGAATACCCCCCGCAGACGCGGATCGAGGGCGAGATCCAGCAGCTCGACCCCGACCATCCGGTCACCGAGCTGTGGCAGGTCATCGCCGGTACGGCGCCCGGACGCACGGCACGCGAGCAGATCACGCTGTTCGATTCCGTGGGCTTCGCGGTGGAGGATTTCTCCGCCCTTCGCTATGTCCGCGCGCTTCTCGAGACGGTTCCCCATTTCGACGCGCTCGACCTGCTCGCCGACCCGGACGACCCGCGTGACCTGTTCGGCATGGTGATGCGTGCCGCATCGCCCGCCCCTCGCGCCGCCAACGGAATCTGA
- a CDS encoding glycosyltransferase family 2 protein — protein sequence MTGSGTEAVRVAVVIPAYGQPSLLCEALQSALGQHTDFRYAIVVVNDGCPHPDTRRICLSTARANPGRIFYLEKRNGGLSAARNSGIDFALGAFPALEAVYFLDSDNRIGPHLLQRLLDGLRSGDARTGWAYTDIDKFGFAEFGDTSGPYSPLEHLFRNITEAGSMASRRLLDAGCRFDTNMRKGLEDWEFWMQGLEKGFHGVHVPDAGFRYRRRGESMLAAAERDLAPILSYLHARHPALFTPAAVLQTEIATSARYAVYHPDTDRVSLMVTAGSREIVDREAYLERLLHAMERPGYGRCPGHLAVMDEALFGALAGLRMLTGTLWMLECALRRAALVTVTFREPAPGQRFGWTSTRIPVGADQASPITPTGDVHIVAADAGALLASVTSDHALQGLAAQSHKLLHGLFLEAAIAGLETAPLADCDAAGALADLQHALLDTAARQYRNLWRQAPHDRYRARPASPGDVYPHLFGLPSLLPCTAQDNGRRAALVVETGGERTLAAASSLCRNLKSEGWTVDLVVLGQEIGGPADALDGFAEIVGLPLDCLQPTLAPMERRRYFATSAPRPGGYEADDTLATLANHQLVISVDGDLAHTVMGRLRTFKVKTWAYLGHGDDRRTPSDMVHGCTAFEAAYDGVIVTEERMWHLCRALGIPHGKLRLLPAPDRAEPQETTNATDEPALM from the coding sequence GTGACCGGTTCCGGCACGGAGGCCGTAAGGGTCGCGGTCGTCATTCCGGCCTACGGGCAGCCATCGCTGCTCTGCGAGGCGCTTCAAAGCGCTCTTGGCCAGCACACCGATTTCCGGTACGCGATCGTCGTCGTCAACGATGGCTGCCCGCACCCGGACACGCGGCGGATCTGCCTGTCGACGGCGCGCGCCAATCCCGGGCGCATCTTCTATCTGGAGAAACGCAATGGCGGGCTGAGCGCGGCCCGCAACAGCGGCATCGACTTCGCGCTCGGCGCCTTCCCCGCGCTCGAGGCGGTCTACTTCCTCGACAGCGACAACCGCATCGGGCCGCACCTCCTCCAGCGGCTGCTCGACGGGCTGCGCTCGGGCGATGCCCGCACGGGCTGGGCCTACACGGATATCGACAAGTTCGGCTTCGCCGAGTTCGGCGATACCTCAGGCCCCTATTCGCCACTCGAGCACCTGTTCCGCAACATCACGGAAGCAGGCAGCATGGCCTCGCGGCGCCTGCTCGATGCCGGCTGCCGGTTCGACACCAACATGCGCAAGGGCCTGGAAGACTGGGAATTCTGGATGCAGGGGTTGGAGAAGGGGTTTCATGGCGTCCATGTGCCCGATGCCGGCTTCCGCTACCGGCGCCGCGGCGAGAGCATGCTGGCGGCCGCCGAACGCGATCTCGCCCCGATCCTGTCCTATCTGCATGCCCGCCACCCGGCGTTGTTCACGCCCGCCGCCGTGCTCCAGACCGAGATCGCGACGAGCGCGCGCTACGCCGTCTATCACCCCGACACCGACCGGGTGAGCCTCATGGTCACGGCAGGCAGCCGCGAGATCGTCGATCGGGAGGCCTATCTGGAACGCCTGCTGCACGCCATGGAGAGGCCCGGATACGGCCGGTGCCCCGGCCATCTCGCCGTCATGGACGAGGCGCTGTTCGGCGCGCTCGCCGGGCTGCGCATGCTGACGGGCACATTGTGGATGCTGGAATGTGCCCTCAGGCGCGCGGCCCTCGTCACCGTGACATTCCGCGAGCCGGCGCCGGGCCAGCGGTTCGGCTGGACGAGCACGCGCATTCCCGTCGGCGCCGACCAGGCCTCGCCCATCACGCCGACCGGCGACGTCCATATCGTGGCGGCGGACGCCGGCGCCCTGCTCGCCAGCGTCACATCGGACCATGCCCTCCAGGGGCTTGCCGCCCAGTCGCACAAGCTTCTCCACGGCCTCTTCCTGGAGGCCGCGATAGCGGGCCTCGAAACCGCGCCGCTCGCCGACTGCGACGCGGCGGGCGCCCTCGCCGATCTCCAGCATGCCCTGCTCGACACGGCGGCCCGCCAGTACAGGAACCTGTGGAGGCAGGCCCCGCACGACCGCTACCGCGCCCGCCCCGCCTCGCCGGGCGATGTCTACCCCCACCTCTTCGGCCTGCCCTCGCTTCTGCCCTGCACCGCACAGGACAATGGGCGCCGGGCCGCCCTCGTGGTGGAAACGGGCGGAGAGCGCACTCTCGCCGCGGCCTCAAGCCTGTGCCGCAACCTCAAGAGCGAGGGCTGGACGGTGGACCTCGTCGTGCTCGGCCAGGAGATCGGCGGCCCCGCCGACGCCCTCGACGGGTTTGCGGAGATCGTCGGCCTTCCCCTCGACTGCCTCCAGCCGACGCTCGCGCCGATGGAGCGCCGGCGATATTTCGCGACCAGCGCACCGCGGCCCGGAGGATACGAGGCCGACGACACGCTTGCCACGCTCGCCAACCACCAGCTCGTCATATCGGTGGACGGCGATCTGGCGCACACCGTGATGGGGCGCCTCAGGACATTCAAGGTGAAGACCTGGGCCTATCTCGGACATGGCGACGACCGCCGCACACCAAGCGACATGGTCCATGGCTGCACCGCCTTCGAGGCCGCCTATGACGGCGTCATCGTGACGGAGGAGCGCATGTGGCATCTCTGCCGCGCGCTCGGGATTCCACACGGCAAGCTCCGCCTGCTGCCCGCGCCCGACCGGGCGGAGCCCCAGGAAACGACCAACGCAACAGACGAACCGGCCCTGATGTGA